The Ancylothrix sp. D3o genome window below encodes:
- the nusA gene encoding transcription termination factor NusA, with amino-acid sequence MSMVDLKGLKDLIENISKERSLPKHAVQAALREALLKGYERFRRTQRLDGHFDETYFDNFEVDLDVEEEGFRILSTKTIVEKVSNPDHEISLEEVQEVAVEAQLGDTVILDVTPDQGEFGRMAAIQTKQVLAQKLRDQQRKLIQEEFQDLEGTVLQARVLRFERQSVIMAVSSSFGQPEVEAELPKREQLPNDNYRANATFKILLKKVIDGPQRGPQLIVSRADAGLVVYLFANEVPEIEDEVVRIVAVAREANPPGRHVGPRTKIAVDTLERDVDPVGACIGARGSRIQVVVNELRGEKIDVIRWSPDPSTYIANALSPARVDEVRLVASEGRQAHVLVSEDQLSLAIGKEGQNVRLAARLTGWKIDIKDTAKYDYEAETLKFAAVQESAYQDVEDDEESEDDSFSVAEQAY; translated from the coding sequence ATGTCAATGGTGGACTTAAAAGGTCTAAAGGACCTCATCGAAAATATTAGTAAAGAACGCAGTTTACCCAAACACGCCGTCCAAGCAGCCTTGAGAGAAGCACTGCTCAAAGGTTACGAACGTTTTCGGCGCACCCAACGCCTAGACGGGCATTTTGACGAAACCTACTTTGATAACTTTGAAGTAGACCTAGATGTAGAAGAAGAAGGCTTTCGCATCCTTTCAACAAAAACAATAGTCGAAAAAGTCAGCAACCCCGATCACGAAATATCCCTCGAAGAAGTTCAAGAAGTCGCCGTCGAAGCCCAACTAGGCGACACAGTTATATTAGACGTCACCCCTGATCAGGGAGAATTTGGGCGAATGGCAGCCATCCAAACCAAACAAGTTTTGGCCCAAAAACTGCGCGACCAACAACGTAAACTCATTCAAGAAGAATTTCAAGATTTAGAAGGCACCGTATTGCAGGCAAGAGTCCTGCGCTTTGAGAGACAATCGGTAATTATGGCCGTTAGTAGCAGCTTTGGCCAACCAGAAGTCGAAGCCGAACTGCCCAAACGAGAACAACTACCAAACGATAACTACCGAGCCAACGCCACCTTTAAAATTCTGCTCAAAAAAGTCATTGATGGGCCACAACGCGGGCCCCAACTAATTGTATCGAGAGCAGATGCCGGCCTGGTCGTTTACTTATTTGCCAACGAAGTCCCAGAAATTGAAGATGAAGTCGTGCGGATCGTCGCCGTCGCCAGAGAAGCCAACCCCCCCGGACGCCATGTGGGCCCCCGAACTAAAATCGCTGTAGACACCCTAGAAAGAGACGTCGATCCAGTAGGAGCCTGTATTGGCGCACGCGGATCACGCATTCAAGTCGTTGTCAACGAACTGCGCGGCGAGAAAATAGACGTCATCCGCTGGTCGCCTGATCCATCCACCTATATTGCCAACGCCCTCAGCCCAGCCAGAGTAGACGAAGTGCGCCTCGTAGCTTCCGAAGGCCGACAAGCCCACGTTTTAGTTTCCGAAGACCAACTAAGTTTAGCCATCGGAAAAGAAGGGCAAAACGTTCGATTGGCCGCACGCTTAACCGGCTGGAAAATAGACATCAAAGACACTGCCAAATATGACTACGAAGCCGAAACCCTCAAATTTGCAGCCGTTCAAGAAAGCGCCTATCAAGACGTCGAAGACGATGAAGAATCAGAAGACGACTCATTTAGTGTGGCCGAACAAGCTTATTAG
- the rimP gene encoding ribosome maturation factor RimP, which translates to MTHPLIPQIIALATPLAERLGLEVVGAVFHTNHSPPVLRVDIRNLQDDTSLNDCEHFSRILEASLDAQEIIPDAYILEISSPGIPGILTTDKEFISFKGFPVSISTSEPFAGHKELTGKLIRRDETAVYLNQKGRIQAIPRDLILKVQLVSTE; encoded by the coding sequence ATGACGCATCCTCTGATACCACAAATCATCGCCCTCGCCACCCCCCTAGCCGAACGCCTCGGCTTAGAAGTGGTAGGAGCCGTTTTTCACACCAACCACAGCCCGCCGGTGTTGAGAGTAGACATTCGTAACTTACAAGACGATACCAGTCTCAATGATTGTGAGCATTTTAGCCGAATCTTAGAAGCAAGCTTAGATGCACAAGAAATCATCCCTGATGCCTACATCCTCGAAATATCAAGTCCAGGGATACCGGGCATCCTCACCACCGACAAAGAGTTTATATCCTTCAAAGGATTTCCCGTTAGCATTTCAACATCAGAACCCTTTGCCGGTCACAAAGAATTGACAGGTAAACTGATTCGGCGAGATGAAACAGCCGTTTACTTAAATCAAAAAGGACGCATCCAAGCCATACCCCGCGATTTGATCCTCAAAGTTCAACTCGTAAGCACCGAGTAA
- a CDS encoding DUF948 domain-containing protein, translated as MIDPIFWLGLSILLVAASLTAVLIAAIPALQEIGRAARSIEKLADTLSRELPPTLEAIRLTGLEITELTDDVTEGVESASQVVKQVDQSLGTAKQQVKKVQITTKSFLTGFQTAWKTFTRPNNNPDTARRSAPRLNTGQKPPLDIRDRLPPPDAYTSDPYRQNSPNHPPPSSLKPPHFEDDLEPTDHPPQP; from the coding sequence GTGATAGATCCTATTTTTTGGCTCGGACTCTCCATACTGCTCGTTGCAGCCAGCTTAACTGCCGTCTTAATAGCAGCCATACCCGCCTTGCAAGAAATAGGGAGAGCCGCCCGTAGCATCGAAAAACTAGCAGACACCCTATCCCGCGAACTTCCCCCCACCCTAGAAGCCATTCGCCTCACCGGCCTGGAAATCACCGAACTCACCGATGACGTCACCGAAGGCGTCGAAAGCGCCTCCCAAGTCGTAAAACAAGTCGATCAAAGTCTGGGTACCGCCAAACAACAAGTCAAAAAAGTACAAATTACAACAAAAAGCTTCCTCACCGGCTTTCAGACAGCCTGGAAAACCTTCACCCGGCCCAACAACAACCCCGACACAGCCCGTCGGTCAGCCCCTAGACTAAACACCGGCCAAAAACCCCCCCTGGACATTCGAGACCGCTTACCCCCTCCCGACGCCTACACCAGCGACCCCTACCGCCAAAATTCCCCCAACCATCCCCCCCCATCCTCCTTAAAACCCCCCCATTTTGAAGACGACCTCGAACCAACCGATCACCCACCCCAGCCCTAG
- a CDS encoding YtxH domain-containing protein — MSKNNTGTFIGGVLLGTALGTVAGLLFAPRSGRETRKLLKKSADALPELAEDLSTSVQLQADRLSETAKTQWEQTLNRLREAVAAGIEASNLERDTKIQTQNPGSSISPPNSELKTPPHLVKNSLTDPSEI; from the coding sequence ATGTCCAAAAACAACACAGGAACATTTATCGGCGGAGTCCTCTTAGGAACCGCCCTCGGAACAGTAGCCGGCCTCCTGTTCGCCCCTCGATCTGGCCGCGAAACCCGCAAACTCCTCAAAAAATCCGCCGACGCCCTACCAGAACTAGCAGAAGACCTCAGCACCAGCGTCCAACTGCAAGCAGATCGCCTCTCAGAAACCGCCAAAACCCAGTGGGAACAAACCCTAAACCGGCTCAGAGAAGCAGTAGCCGCCGGCATCGAAGCCTCCAACCTAGAACGAGACACCAAAATACAAACACAAAACCCCGGCTCATCAATATCCCCACCCAACTCAGAATTAAAAACACCCCCCCACCTAGTCAAAAACTCACTAACCGACCCAAGCGAAATATAA
- a CDS encoding PPC domain-containing protein, which produces MKQKLITLTCTLILSTGINIKTANAQTKLYNPINLPPNNELTDSLTEKDIPTGTGGFARDYIINLTEGDQITIDLSSENFDAIVSLLAQDGATIAENDDGPDGSTNSLLFSRITKTGTYIIRVRAFGETGIGNFKLRLNRLRPM; this is translated from the coding sequence ATGAAACAGAAATTAATCACCCTTACCTGCACCCTCATCCTCAGCACCGGCATCAACATCAAAACAGCCAACGCCCAAACCAAACTCTACAACCCAATCAACCTACCCCCCAACAACGAACTCACAGACAGCCTCACAGAAAAAGACATCCCCACCGGCACAGGAGGCTTTGCCAGAGACTACATCATCAACCTAACAGAAGGCGACCAAATCACCATAGACCTAAGCTCCGAAAACTTCGACGCCATAGTATCCCTCCTCGCCCAAGACGGCGCCACCATAGCCGAAAACGACGATGGGCCAGACGGAAGCACCAACTCCCTCCTATTTTCCCGCATCACCAAAACCGGCACCTACATCATACGAGTCCGCGCCTTCGGAGAAACCGGCATCGGCAACTTCAAACTACGACTAAACCGCCTCCGCCCCATGTGA
- a CDS encoding glycosyltransferase family 39 protein → MVRFAVLGRLLKGGNFRDFLILGLVWLVCGLHDRLWFALDRSVPAWDQAENLTGALNYWNALLHPNWFSAGWWRDFWMLSSKMPPLTYILTAIFHLIFGTGPQQATLVYLFFSGVLLGSVYGLGRVLFDGRVGLWAAGLCVLFPGLVRLRLEFLLDYPLTAMVALTFFCLTLWRGCFGDWLGLGAGTSSRAIAGNFIRFFNYQSAVRNPEAWVFASLFGLCFGLALLVKQTALFFVLIPLLWVGVGVLWHRQWGRFFQLLWSLFLTLLVCGPWYRTNWLLILTSGKRATVDSAFAEGDPALNTLGAWLFYGQDLPNLLSWPLLLVPVVGFLLFVIKLLFRNAEFSNNLKEKRKEKAENTKKSLIWLLVFLVGSYLLCSLNVNKDSRYVLPYLPVVALFLAYGLMLYPRRWGRRVRWGTVVLGVVLMLLNVWPVGGFVGRNFVNFLSPRGEHLAYFGAKWPHQEVISEIINYSPFLEANLGVLPSTPEINQHNFNYFGALESFQVYARQVGVRVKDVGRDAGSMSWFVTKTGDQGSVPKQAQAAIVKLVEDGGDFVLHKRWRLPDRSVLKLYRRRVDFVDVEVVKNESVSGGVRLASVRVPDVVLPGLPVPVSYEWLGSWDELQKGIVLLSWKQVVSGSKENLSFLHDHAIGLGMLHDKAKVSKSEVFLVRENLAMLPPPNSRGVYVLEGRFLNRQTGKSYAVNVPNVRLRVDAKAARVEAPELDLVTQMRVMAVSLRLGVAGLGPIFEEVARINQYDPVQDYTMAGDLALSYRLRNEGAKRSWAYAVGFSRVLRQDVRGAIRGLEEVVRLDSENVYAYGYLAFVHLYNWDGRRAERALKPAFDVDANVVEIKALRGVARLMQGNFLGAWGDLQVLRGLGGG, encoded by the coding sequence ATGGTGAGGTTTGCTGTTTTGGGCCGGTTGTTGAAGGGTGGAAATTTTAGGGATTTTTTGATTTTGGGTTTGGTTTGGCTGGTTTGTGGGCTGCATGACCGGCTATGGTTTGCTTTGGATCGCTCGGTTCCTGCTTGGGATCAGGCTGAAAATTTGACGGGGGCTTTAAATTATTGGAATGCTTTGCTGCATCCAAACTGGTTTTCTGCTGGGTGGTGGCGGGATTTTTGGATGCTTTCTTCTAAGATGCCTCCTTTGACTTATATTTTAACTGCTATTTTTCATTTAATTTTTGGAACCGGCCCGCAGCAAGCGACTTTGGTTTATTTGTTTTTTAGTGGGGTTTTGTTGGGTTCTGTTTATGGGTTGGGTCGGGTTTTGTTTGATGGGCGGGTTGGTTTATGGGCGGCGGGTTTATGTGTTTTGTTTCCGGGTTTGGTTCGGTTACGTCTTGAGTTTTTGTTGGATTATCCTTTGACGGCGATGGTGGCGTTGACGTTTTTTTGTTTGACGCTTTGGCGGGGGTGTTTTGGCGATTGGTTGGGTTTGGGGGCGGGCACTTCGTCACGGGCGATAGCTGGGAATTTTATAAGGTTTTTTAATTATCAATCTGCTGTTAGAAATCCTGAAGCATGGGTTTTTGCTTCGCTTTTTGGGCTGTGTTTTGGGTTGGCTTTGTTGGTGAAGCAAACGGCTTTATTTTTTGTTTTGATTCCTTTGTTGTGGGTTGGGGTTGGGGTGCTTTGGCACCGGCAATGGGGGCGTTTTTTTCAGTTGTTGTGGTCTTTGTTTTTGACGCTTTTGGTTTGTGGGCCTTGGTATCGGACGAATTGGTTATTAATTTTAACTTCGGGGAAAAGGGCTACGGTTGATTCGGCTTTTGCTGAGGGTGATCCGGCTTTAAATACTTTGGGGGCTTGGCTTTTTTATGGTCAAGATTTGCCGAATTTGCTTTCTTGGCCTTTGTTGTTGGTGCCGGTGGTTGGGTTTTTGTTATTTGTTATTAAGTTGCTTTTTAGAAATGCGGAATTTAGTAATAATTTAAAAGAAAAGAGAAAGGAGAAAGCAGAAAATACAAAAAAATCTTTAATTTGGTTGTTGGTGTTTTTGGTTGGTTCTTATTTGCTTTGTTCGCTGAATGTGAATAAGGATTCTCGGTATGTTTTGCCTTATTTGCCTGTGGTGGCTTTGTTTCTGGCTTATGGGTTGATGCTTTATCCGCGACGATGGGGCCGGCGGGTTCGGTGGGGGACGGTGGTTTTGGGTGTGGTTTTGATGTTGTTGAATGTTTGGCCGGTGGGGGGTTTTGTTGGTAGGAATTTTGTTAATTTTTTAAGTCCTCGTGGTGAACATTTGGCTTATTTTGGCGCAAAATGGCCTCATCAGGAGGTGATTTCGGAGATTATTAATTATTCGCCTTTTTTGGAGGCAAATTTAGGGGTTTTGCCTTCTACTCCTGAAATTAATCAGCATAATTTTAATTATTTTGGAGCTTTAGAAAGTTTCCAAGTTTATGCGCGTCAGGTGGGGGTTAGGGTTAAGGATGTGGGGCGGGATGCGGGTTCGATGTCTTGGTTTGTTACTAAGACTGGTGATCAAGGTTCGGTGCCAAAGCAGGCGCAGGCGGCTATTGTTAAGTTGGTGGAAGATGGGGGGGATTTTGTTTTACATAAAAGGTGGCGTTTGCCGGATAGGAGTGTGTTGAAGTTATACCGGCGTCGGGTTGATTTTGTTGATGTTGAGGTTGTTAAAAATGAGTCGGTTTCTGGTGGTGTCAGGTTGGCAAGTGTGCGGGTTCCTGATGTTGTTTTGCCTGGGTTGCCGGTGCCGGTTAGTTACGAGTGGTTGGGAAGTTGGGATGAGTTGCAAAAGGGTATTGTTTTGCTGAGTTGGAAACAGGTTGTTTCTGGTTCTAAGGAGAATTTGTCTTTTTTACATGATCATGCGATTGGGTTGGGGATGTTGCATGATAAGGCGAAGGTTTCTAAGTCTGAGGTGTTTTTGGTTCGGGAAAATTTGGCGATGTTACCTCCGCCTAATTCGAGGGGTGTTTATGTTTTGGAGGGGAGGTTTTTAAACCGGCAAACTGGAAAAAGTTATGCAGTTAATGTGCCGAATGTGCGTTTAAGGGTGGATGCGAAGGCGGCGAGAGTGGAGGCGCCGGAGTTGGATCTTGTGACGCAGATGCGGGTTATGGCTGTGTCTTTGCGGTTGGGTGTGGCTGGGTTGGGGCCGATTTTTGAGGAGGTGGCGCGGATTAATCAGTATGATCCAGTGCAGGATTATACAATGGCGGGTGATTTGGCGTTGAGTTACCGGCTGCGGAATGAGGGTGCAAAGCGTTCTTGGGCTTATGCTGTGGGGTTTTCGCGGGTTTTGCGGCAGGATGTGAGGGGGGCGATTCGGGGGCTTGAGGAGGTTGTGAGGTTGGATTCAGAGAATGTTTATGCTTATGGTTATTTAGCTTTTGTGCATTTGTATAATTGGGATGGAAGGCGGGCGGAGAGGGCTTTGAAGCCGGCTTTTGATGTTGATGCGAATGTTGTTGAAATTAAGGCGTTGCGAGGGGTTGCGCGTTTGATGCAGGGTAATTTTTTGGGCGCTTGGGGGGATTTGCAGGTTTTGCGGGGGTTGGGGGGTGGATAA
- a CDS encoding MBL fold metallo-hydrolase — translation MKSALILPPSTEKPNYQTGSIFFVGTATVILRYAGFTILTDPNFLHQGDHIHLGYGITSTRTTNPAIEMEQLPPLDFVLLSHVHDDHFDRVAEANLDKKLPIITTPQSAVYLAKKGFSSPQALKTWDTINISKGDAKLSITAMPATHGPGILGALLPQVMGSMLEFQLPSGEIVFRLYITGDTLIHEHLKEIPQRYPNIDLALLHLGGTKALGILVTMDAKQGVQAIEIIAPQTAIPIHYNDYTAFKSPLEDFMAAVKAAGLENKVKYLSHGETYQFQVSGIPANFAG, via the coding sequence TTGAAATCAGCACTTATTTTACCCCCCAGCACAGAAAAACCCAATTATCAAACCGGCTCAATTTTTTTCGTCGGAACTGCAACCGTTATTTTACGTTACGCCGGCTTTACAATCTTAACAGACCCTAATTTTCTCCACCAAGGCGATCACATTCATTTGGGTTACGGCATTACATCAACTCGCACAACAAACCCCGCGATAGAAATGGAACAACTTCCACCCCTTGATTTTGTTCTACTTTCTCATGTACATGATGATCATTTTGATCGCGTTGCTGAAGCAAACCTCGATAAAAAATTACCAATTATCACCACACCTCAATCCGCTGTTTATCTAGCAAAAAAAGGCTTTTCCTCACCGCAAGCGCTCAAAACTTGGGACACAATAAATATTAGCAAAGGCGACGCCAAACTTTCTATAACTGCCATGCCAGCCACACATGGCCCCGGCATTCTTGGTGCTTTATTACCGCAGGTGATGGGAAGTATGTTAGAATTTCAATTACCTTCTGGTGAAATTGTTTTTCGTCTCTACATCACCGGCGACACTCTCATTCACGAACACCTCAAAGAAATTCCCCAACGCTACCCCAATATTGACCTCGCATTGCTACATTTAGGCGGAACAAAAGCTTTAGGAATTTTGGTAACAATGGACGCAAAACAAGGCGTACAAGCCATCGAAATTATCGCCCCCCAAACGGCAATTCCTATTCATTACAACGATTACACAGCCTTTAAATCTCCCCTCGAAGATTTTATGGCAGCAGTCAAAGCAGCCGGTCTTGAAAATAAAGTAAAATATTTAAGTCATGGCGAAACTTATCAGTTTCAAGTGTCGGGAATTCCTGCTAACTTTGCCGGTTAG
- a CDS encoding DUF29 domain-containing protein produces MHTSETGPKTSTSGLYETDFYAWTQEQAQLLRNRQFHAIDLENLIEEVESLGKQERRELENRLSILIGHLLKWEYQPERRSRSWLNTIRVQRFDIGRLLKQNPSLKPYLAEAVEEVYFNKSVALASGETDLPKRTFPAECLYTLAAILDEKFYPGETGEWESELAE; encoded by the coding sequence ATGCACACTTCAGAAACCGGCCCAAAAACGTCTACTTCCGGTCTTTATGAGACTGATTTTTATGCGTGGACACAAGAACAAGCACAGTTACTTCGTAACCGTCAATTCCATGCTATTGATTTAGAAAATCTGATAGAGGAGGTTGAATCTTTGGGTAAACAAGAACGGCGGGAATTAGAAAACCGGCTTAGTATTTTAATCGGACATTTGCTGAAATGGGAGTATCAACCAGAGAGGCGTAGTCGTAGTTGGCTGAATACAATTCGAGTACAACGCTTTGATATTGGGAGATTATTAAAGCAAAATCCCAGTTTAAAACCTTACCTAGCAGAAGCAGTAGAGGAAGTTTACTTCAACAAAAGTGTAGCTTTAGCGTCTGGAGAAACTGATTTACCAAAACGCACTTTTCCCGCCGAATGTCTTTACACTCTTGCAGCAATTTTAGACGAGAAATTTTACCCAGGCGAAACGGGTGAGTGGGAGAGTGAATTAGCGGAATAG
- a CDS encoding DUF29 domain-containing protein: MQISESHPPTEKAGLYETDFYAWTQEQAQLLRNHQFDAIDLENLIEEVESLGKQERRELRNRLSILIGHLLKWEYQPERRSDSWLATIRIQRRDTLKLLKENPSLKPYLEEAVGEAYENGRDLAKLETKLAKSTFPTVCLYSFSEILDEEFYPGEASDLVKEWED, translated from the coding sequence ATGCAGATTTCAGAAAGTCATCCCCCCACAGAAAAGGCCGGTCTTTATGAGACAGATTTTTATGCGTGGACACAAGAACAAGCACAGTTACTTCGTAATCATCAATTTGATGCTATTGATTTAGAAAATTTAATTGAGGAGGTTGAATCTTTGGGAAAACAAGAACGGCGGGAACTCAGAAACCGGCTTAGTATTTTAATCGGACATTTGCTGAAATGGGAGTATCAACCAGAAAGGCGTAGCGACAGTTGGTTAGCCACCATTCGTATTCAACGGCGCGATACATTGAAGCTATTAAAAGAAAACCCCAGTTTAAAACCTTACTTAGAAGAAGCTGTGGGAGAAGCTTACGAAAATGGTAGAGATTTGGCAAAATTAGAAACAAAGTTAGCCAAAAGCACATTTCCCACAGTGTGTCTTTACAGTTTCTCAGAAATTTTAGACGAGGAGTTTTACCCCGGAGAAGCGAGTGATTTGGTTAAGGAATGGGAAGATTAA